DNA from Colletotrichum higginsianum IMI 349063 chromosome 7 map unlocalized unitig_7, whole genome shotgun sequence:
GCAAGTTTAAACCTTGACGATGATCCAGTCTCTATCCTGTTCGGTAATTTGTTCCCGAACTTTCAATATACGAATGCCTTCACGCCGGGCTGAAGATTCGATGTATTTGGTTGGATCTACGCGCTCTGCGTCGTCCAAAACTCAGCGAGAGGCCGGCATCAAGAGTTTAAGATAATGGCTAGGATTTACCGGAGAACAAAAGTCACggtcttcgccgccgccgtccaaTGCACCGGCGGTGGGCTTCTTCAATGTCTCCCCAACACCGCCCATAATGTGTCACATTTGAGCTACGAGAAAGAGGCGTCGAGATGATGATTACCGGGATCGAAGGCAAATACACCTAGCCAGACGACTGGAATCATATCCATTTGTCCAAATGTGGTGGATGTGCACAGGGTGAAATTCTGTCACCACGACAACTTTTGTTTCTCAGAACTATCGAAATCATTCAGTAGTTATGGGTCAGCAACTGAGGCGATATGCACTGCTACAAGCATTAACAAGAATCTAATTGTCCAAACGGCTTATGGAGTAGCTGACAGGGGCCTTCTTAGGTGCCTTCAGAATCCTGTGCCGCATATCCatcccccctcaccccccttCTTAATACCTTAATGCAGTCATGCTTACTATGCAGGCCATAAGAGAGGTAATCCCCTGCTGCTGAATGTACTGGCCATGATAATCTTCTTTAGGCCAACGCTAAAGTAAGAATGTGACTTCTGTTGCCTCGTCCCTTACGATTATTGCTGCTGGACTGATGTTTACCCTTCTTTCTATAATTTCAACGTAACACCACTCCTATGGTGCTTAAGTATCATTTAAAGTCCACAAGCAGAAGACAGCCGCTTAGATGTAGATGTTGCGTCTTATCTTTGGCGGTTAGCCGTAGACGGGAGTGGAGTTGCTTAACAGGGGGGCTTGTAGATGCAGTTGTCAGACCACACCATTCAATCACGTCGATTATTCCGTATGTGGATTGAACTCGCATGGGTCTTTAGGCTAAAGAAAAATGCTCTGCGAGCAATTGTTCAAATACAGCCCTGGTCAAATGCAGCCCTGCTTTTGAGGGGTTCGCTGATAACGCTTCGCCCGCGACTTGTGCAGCCAAAGGAGAACAACAACGGTCTTCTTCCCTATCCATCGCCACAAACATTCAGGTCACCAACCGACTTCTTTGTCAACCATGCTTTCCGGAGATCAGATTCGCATCATGGAACTGCTTCCAAGTGGAGACGAAGGTCCAGCCGCTCCGCTTAGATGCCACGTCCACATTGTATCACTCTCCAGCAATCCTGACTACGAGGCCGTGTCCTACGTTTGGGGTATACCGGATGGGAAAACGAGTATCGAAGTATCGGGGTGTAGTTTTGGGATCTCCTCCAACCTGGATGCACTGCTACGAAGGCTTCGGTACACCAATCGAAAGAGACAAATATGGGCGGATCAGATCTGCATTGATCAGAGCAACCTGAGCGAGAAGACAACCCAGGTGAAGATGATGGGCGATATCTATTCCAAGTGTCGCCAGTGCTTGATTTGGATGGGTGAGATCCCGGAATCGGTCCCTCAATCTGGGGTGGAGGACGCGATTCACCTGCTAGAGTTCATGGCGACACCAGACGACGTCAACGTGCCCGAGTTTCTCAGCACGAGGGACAAGTTCATAAAGGTCTTCAAAGTCTTGTACTTGATCCATCCCCACGGAAATACCTGGTGGTCACGCATCTGGACAGTACAAGAAGTTATTCTGCCAGAAAGAAAGACCATTCTTTGGGGGCCGAAGGTGCTGTCATGGGAGCTCCTCAGTCAAGCCATGCATACTTGGACAACACAATACATGCCTTCTTTGATGGGGATTCTTCTCGACGAAGATTTTCAGGAAATGAATGCTCTATCAGCCAACATTGTATGGATCAATTACGGACGCAACTCTGATCTCCCTTCGATCCTAGTCACCAAATGGCGTAATCGCAAAGCAACGGACATGCGCGACAAAGTCTTTGGGCTTCTTGGGTTGGTTCCTGACAATGTAGACTTGGAGTACACCGGCCTGCGTACGTGCGAATCATCTGTCGCAGAGGTTTTCAGTTCTTTGACACTGGATGCTATCCTGTCGACGGACAGTCTCCAGCCACTTGTGCTGAATCCCAGACTGGAGGACGACATTGCAACCGAGGGCATTTCTAGATGGGCCATGGACTTGAAGAGGTTCCCGAAACGCGACGCGGATACTTTCTACAGGGACTGGGCTCATGATCACTACAACGCGTGCAACGGAAGGGCTCTGGATCGGTCATTCTTGCGAAACACAGTCGAAGCTCACGCTGGTTCGACACGTGTCCTCGGCGTCTCCGGTGTCATGGTTGATACGGTCCAAATCATCAGCCCGCAACGAAGCACAGCACCGGAGTCTGATGCCCGAATATCCGAGAACTTGCGGGCTTGGTACAAGCTCGCGGCATCTAGTCAACCAGGAGGGGTTTCTGCCGCTACCCGGCCCGAGTTTGATGAACAGTTTTGCCGGCTTGTTGTTGCCGACATACTAGAACCGCGCGACGAAGATGATCCAGAGTCACAAAGTCGAATGCCGAATGCAGAAGACTTGGAAAACGCTTGGCGATTTGTTAAAGAGGGAATACAGAGCCCTGGTGAGCTCTGGATCAAGGAGTCACACATGCCCAGTCAGTTGTGCAACCAGGTATTCTTTATTACGGCGTCTGGCATGATGGGGATGGGTCCTTGGGACACGCTGCCAGGAGATGAGGTTTGGGTATTCGATGGGGGCAACTACCCGTTTACAATAAGGCCCCGCCATGAAAGGGATAGCAAAGCTGAGTTCGACTTTGTTGGGTGTTGTTATATCCAAGGTATCATGTTTGGGGAGTGGTTCCAGAAACAGGAAGAGTTGTCGACTCAGAGAATCTACATTTACTAGGGTTGAGTTTAGGCCAACATGATTGACAACTATCCGTTTGTATTTTGGCGTTAATCACGCCAAGTTCATGGCCATGTCTTTCATTGAGGATTCAAAAGTTCAGGCACAACTGAATCATAAGGCGCTCGCTGATGGAAGTACGAAGTACTATCACATTCTACTGTTAACCAGGATCATATTCAAGGTCCAGCCGCCCCGCCAACGTAGCGGAACGAACTAACGATAATAAGGAAGAGTTTGATGCAGGGTCTATTTGTCTTTAGAGAGCCGTACTCATCATCACCAAGAGAAACAAGCTGAGCGTTTAGGGGGTGATTCGATGAGCGACAATTTGGGAAGGAGGTGATATTGAAGCTCCACTGAAGTCCGTCCAGGTTGGCACGGGCAAGTGCACTGACCGTACTCTGTACCTTTCCAGAAGTGGAGAAGCTGTCAACTGTGGCTAGagttccccccccttcaaaAGCACGTGATGGGAACGCCACTTCACATTCACCACCATCTtacatcaccatcaccagcctcatCAGCCTCGCGGGATCTCGTCGCGTCAAGTCCAATCCCCCATCACAGAACACCATCGAGAAAAAAAGTCCGCCAGACGGACGCGCAACGATTGAAATGTCTACCACCGCCCCCGAGAATGCCGAACAGGCACCTACCGCCCCGAACACGCAGGAGGCGGCGCCCCCTGCCGAaggaacagcagcagcagcgccggccgacgccgctgctGTCTCTGAGGCCGTCGCACCAGGCCCCGAGCCCAAGGCCATCACCCGCAAGGACATGTCCCTCCGCGAGTTCTTGACCAAGATGGATGACTATGCTCCAATTGTGCGTCGCCGCAATTGCCTCTCGTTTGCGCTGTGATTGAGCTCCGTACTGACtcgttttctttttggtCTCAGATCCCCGATGCTGTTACAAACTATTACATGACCAAGGCTGGCCTTCCCCCACCACCGCAGACCGACCcccgcctcgcgcgcctgctcgccctcgcgACGCAAAAGTTCATCGCCGACATCTCCGCCGACGCCTACCAGTACAGCCGCATCCGCGCCTCCAACTCCAACGCGAATAACCCCATGGGtaacctcggcgccgccgcaggcTTCCCCATCCCCGGCCAGCCCACAGGCCCGGCGGGCGCAAAGGACCAGGGCCGCGGTGGCCCCCTGGGCATCCAGAGGCCGGGctacggcggcggtggacaGGGCGGCAGTCAAAACAGAACCGTCCTTACCATGGAGGATCTCGGCATGGCTGTCGGCGAGTACGGCGTCAACGTGAAGAGGAGCGAGTTCTACCGATGAAAGGGCTGTCGTTCTTTCTTTCGTGGAGAGGCGCGGGGGAGCTTTGCGTTCGGTCCGGTGTATATATACCACGGCGTTGGATGGTTCGGGTTTGGCGTTTGGGGTTCAGTCACGGCATGGCCAAGGGCGGACCGGTTTTTTGAACGGGCACTTCAAGCACAATGGAGAGAGAGTGGCACGAACTGGACGCTCATATGAACGCCCAGTTAGTTAGAGGGTCATCAACGGCACAAGGCCCCAATTGATTATGCTACAAGTTGGATCGCTGGTATCTTGACAGTGTTGTACATTCGTTTTTCCTCCTCTGCCTTCCCCGGCTGCCATCCGAATGATAGTCGAACGTTGCCTCCCCCTTACAATCTGGTCCAGATGAAGGGCTTCCTCGTCCTGCGCTCGGTTAGCTCCCTAGCTCCTCGACAAAAATAACCAATGGGCGGCACATACGGCGAGAACTCTCCCAGCTTGTGTCCGACCATGTCTTCGGTAATCGTCACGTCGATGTATGCTTTGCCGTTGTAGACCTGGAATTTGAGGCCGACGAAGTTGGGCAGAATCGTCGCAGAACGGGCCTGCGTCCGGATGGGGACGACCTTCTGTCCGGGCTGGGGCCGTACGATCGGGAGACTATTTCGCAACGTGGTCAGGTTCAAAGGTTCGATCGAGGGTTCGTCGttgtgggtgggtgggtgtcATCTTACGGGACGATGTGCGGTCCTGGAGGCGGGTTCGTCAGCTCATCTCGAATCGCAATGCACCACCAGTCAGTATTGGTAACTCACCCTTCCACACGGATCTCTTCAGGAGGGCTCTTGTTGGCTGCATTTTCGCAAACACCTCTTTTCTGTTTTTTACGATATGATGGCCCTGTCTGCGGTCTGGTAGCCGCGCCTTCTGATGCTCCTTCTCGAGTGCGACGCGGGAAGAATTTCCGAGCTTCCAGAATTTGTCCGTGTCACGTGATGAGCCGGTGCTCCGTGCGGAGCCGACTCTGTGTTCACCCCCCGGGCCACTGCCATCCACGGTTCCGCTCCCTCGCAGGACCTCCGAACAGCGAATCTGATTAGGTATAGAATGTGTCAACAGCAGAACATACTCGACTGACTGCTTTGTGTCCATATCAACCAATATTCATCATCCGTTTATTGGTGGAAGTTCTGAACAGCTCCTTCGTCTCATTGCAATTGTGTTCCAGCTCCGGGTCGCTCATCACTTCTCTTTCCCACCCTGTTTCAGAACGGCAACAATCAGATTGGGCTTGCGGTCGACTCGTTCGTTTCCTGAACCGCCTACTCCGATGAAACGTTTTTATCCAAGGTTTGCAATCACCCAAGGATCTCCTTGTGCGACCAGAATCTTCAACCTCGGCCGAATCAAGGTTTCATGTCCCTGAAGCCTCAACTGTTCTTCAATGATTTGCCCCCCTGATCTGATGTTCTGTCGAGCAACAACACTTAAAGTTGACCGCGATTTTCTTTTGCACCGTAAGCTATCTTCTCGTTTATCTATACACCACATCCAACCTGTTGTCCCAAGGCCACAGCTCAATGTCTTCTCTGTGCTCTCGGAGTCCCATCTTAATGATCAGTGTGGGGTTTGACAATCCCTTAATTCCAAGTGCTATACCAGTGACTACGCGGAGGGAGGTCCCCCGGCGACTTGAAACGACTAATTCCGTCCCCTCTGAATCTCCAACCAACACCAGCACAGAGTTGAGGGGAGGGGCTAGCCGCGTCGTTCAGTTGTCCTGTCCGCACAAATGCTTCTTTCGCCAGTCACTCCTGCCGGCACTCATCGCCCGCGTACATTGACTAATATAACCGGAATGTCACTCTGCGAGTCTACGCTAATATACCACCCCTGAGCGATGATGTAGTCTACGCAACTAAACCTGCGCACAATCTAACCCAGACAGCGGGCACAAAGGCCCCCAACAGTGCGAAGCCGCCGCAATCCTCGGCACACTCGGCATCAACTAACGATGAATTCCGGCTGCAAGGTTCGAAGGCGACAAATACCACCGCGCCAGGATGTTCAGGACccgaggtcgtcctcgtGCCTTGCCGGGACTACCCCACACGGCACATCATCCATGCCAAGCAAGCTTAGCTAGTGAGCCTCGACCTCTTCTGAGGGCTTGACGACCTCCAACCAGATCAAACAACCACGCCGGACCGGGTCCCCTCGTTGATTGCGTTCCCTCTTTTCCCACAAATCGTGTGTTGTTTTGCCTTGATAGATGGGACGGAGCATGGCAGTCCGTCATGATGGCggccctttcccccccctctcttgAAGAGTTTCTAGGATTCCCGCCCTCTAGAAAGTTCACGTCCCAAGTTTGaaccacccccctcctccaacgaGACCCCCTGAACTGTAAACGAGAcgaaaagaagaggggatGGGTTCTTGAAGAATATAAAGTCTGCCATGCCTTGGCGCAACTCTGAAGTCGGTCTTGGCTTCCCTTGGGACTACATCCGACCTTTACCTTCTTTTCACAGCCTAACCCTTTTCGTTCCTTTCTTTTATCCTTTTTGAAACATCATGAAGTTCTCCAACGTTGCTCTGGGAGCTGCGTCCGTCGCGTCGGTCCTGGCGGCCCCCATCGACGGCGCCAAGGAGAAGCGCGCCGGCAAGTTTGAGTTCCTGGGCGTCAacgagagcggcggcgagttTGGCCAAAACACGCTGCCCGGCCAGCTGGGCAAGGAGTACACATGGCCCAACAAGACTGCCATCGATGTAAGTGACGTGCTAGTGCGACGAAGTTGTCATGCCAGCTGATTGCGTTTATCAGACCTTGAGATCCCAGGGCCTCAACACCTTCCGTATCGGAACGATGATGGAGCGTATCATCCCTGACAAGCTGACCGGCACAATCAACGAGACGTACTTCTCTGGCCTCGAGGATGTAAGTGACAGCAGTTGAATGGGAgcagcgagagagagagagagacagtTGCTAACACTCTGGCAGCTCGTCAAGGATGTTACGTCCAAGGGCTCCtacgccgtcatcgacccGCACAACTACGGGCGGTACTACggcaacatcatcaccagcTCGGCCGACTTTGGCGCCTGGTGGAAGACGGTGGCCGCCCGTTTCAAGGACAACGAGAAGGTCATCTTCGACACCAACAACGAGTACCACGACATGGAGAACTCGCTTGTCAAGGACCTGAACCAGGCAGCCATCGACAACATTCGGGCCGCGGGCGCCACGAAGCAGAAGATCTGGATCGAGGGCAACTCTTACTCGGGAGCCTGGCACTGGGTATGCTTGTTCCTCCGAGCCTAACCCAAcacctcccccctccccttcccctcacTTCTCCCTCATCCCCTGGTCCCAATCATCATCTGACTGACCCTCCTCATCTATAGATCGAGAGCGGCTCCGGCGACGCGCTCAAGGATCTCACGGACCCTGCGGATGCCACCGGCAAGCTCCTCTACTACGAGATGCACCAGTACCTCGACACGGACGGATCCGGCACCAACGAGGCGTGCGTCAGCAGCACGATCGGCGCGGAGCGCCTCGCGGTCGCGACCAAGTGGCTCAAGGACAACAACAAGCAGGGCGTGCTCGGGGAGATCGGGGCGGGCGCCAACGAGCAGTGCCAGACGGCCGTTAAAGGCGCCCTCCAGCACCTCGCCGACAACTCGGAGCAGTGGAAGGGGTGAGTAGCCGTTCCCGATGAATTGTGACTGTCCCCTGGTACCTGTGGGCTAATGGGTTTGCAGAGCGCTTTGGTGGGCGGCGGGACCTTGGTGGGCGGACTACATGTACAGCATGGAGCCTACAACTGGAAAGGCGTACACGGCATACCTCCCGACGCTCAAGACGTTTGCTTGAGGGGGCTATCGCGAACTTCGGTGAAGCTCAGTCAGCGGGTACGTACCGTGGATGGGGCGCAACCCCCGGTGGGCGGAGGCAAGACCACGCACGTGATGCCGTTCAGGTTGTTGGTCCCAGGACTTTGGAGCAGCTATCAACTCATTCGGTTGAACTCGTTCGTGGTTGATGAAACCATTCTACAATGTAAATGTTGTCGTGGGGCGCATCTGGCCCCCAGAGTACATATCTGGAATATGACAAGTGCAGTCAGTTGTCGTTGATGCTGGTCCATGGTTGAACACTCCTGTTTGAGTTGATTTGGGAGTTGTCAGATGAGGCAGCCATGAGATAGATGTGTTGGTTCGTCAACAGTTGCATGACCGAATCTCAGCTGTAAGATGAGGCGGAAGGGGAGAGCTGTCTGCATTAGGCAGGTGGTGGGTGTCGGACCACGGGATTTCCTAGTTCCCCACGTTGCAATGGACGAACGTGTCCTTATTGCATCTCCAACAAATAGCATGTCTACTGGAAGTATCGGAGCAGCGTGGGGTTGGTGGCGTCGACTTTGGTTACCATGACCAGCCACCCGCATGTCTCGCTGACTACGTTCAGTCTACCTTGGCTAGGTACCTTAGCTTGCGACAACTCAAGATTGCGCATTGCCACGCATGCAGTACTGCAGTACTGCGTCAGTTGAAGAACGACAGAAACGGGGGTTGCATAGTTAGTTAGTGTATTGGGAAAGGGACGGAGCAACATGAACTGAGCTACCAACCTTACCTAGGTAAACTGAACGAGCGACAAGACGAGCGGAGGCAACCAACACACTGCGCGTCCATCCATGGATGGCGGCGGAAGGCTACAGAAGAAAGGGTCCCCAAAAGTACCCCCCATGACTGCGGATCGCTGTTTGCTCCGATAAGGCAAGGGAAAAGCAGAAAGAAAAAATACCAAAAATTGTGCCATTTCGCAATTCGCCATCCCGCTGGACCCCGAATTGGACCGCCCGTGGGAGCTAGGTACCTACTACCTGGGTACATGGTAATTGTAGTCCACTGGCCACTCACTGGCCACTCACTGAGCACTGCTCGCTGGCTCTGGGTCCACCTCCGCCTAACCCAGCCAAGGCCGCACGCCGTTTCGACCACCTCACCCTCTCCAGCGGCCCAGCCAGAGCGGCGCTGGACCCTCATGCGCTAAACCCGTACAAAAACTCGCCAAACTCCAAGTcgcgccgtcttcgcctcTCCAACCTCGTCCTCTACTTTGCCAGCCAGCTCTTGACGACTtccacctccccctcctcctaATCAGCCCTTTCTCTTCACATCGGCCACGGTTTCACGGGTCAATTCCTCCCTCGTCCATTCCCACAGAACCTATTCCCCTCCCAGGTTTTCGACAATTCAACCGCCACAATGGTTAGCCCTCAGATGTATGTCCGCCCGTTGAACGCTTTTGCCATCGCATCACCGCATTGCAGTCTCTGCTCGCGCATGCCGCTGCCGTCCGCGATCACGTTGTGCCGACGCCCAGTACTGACAATGCCCGCAGCACCAACCTGATCATCATGCTTGGCATGGTCCAGGTCTCGCGCAAGGTCCCCTTCGATGACCCCAACGTCCTGAACCTGTGCCGCGCCGGCTACATTGCCAGcaacctcatcatcgccatcatctaCCTCTACGTCCATGCCAAGATCAACAAGAAAAAGGGTGCGTGAAGAGAAAAAAGCGTTGCAAACAGACTTGGGCGCGAGAGCGCGGGGTTATCCAAAGACCGCGAGACGCTGACAGAACAAATCACAGATCTGACGACGCTCAAGTACGTTGAGCCGGCGCCTATGGGTTCCTCGGAGGAGGGCAAGCTCGTCACGACGACGATCCACGCCTACGACACGACCCAGCTCCGCGCGGCCTTCCGCTCCCAGGCTATGGGTATCGCCATGATGGGCTTCATGCACATCTACATGAAGTACACCAACCCCCTCCTCATCCAGTCCATTATTCCCCTCAAGGGCGCCCTCGAGAGCAACCTCGTCAAGATCCACGTCTTCGGCCACCCTGCCTCTGGCGACCTTAAGCGCCCtttcaaggccgccgccggcctgatGCAGGGTCTCCAGGGCGGTTCCGTCCAGAACGACAAGAAGGCCATCGAGACCGCCGAGCGTGCCGGGCGCGGTGGTGCCAAGGAGGAGTAAAAAACGGGCATCCGTCTTTTCTCGGGTGGcatttttcttcttcattgGGATGGACAACAAAACGGTCATTGGTTACACCGGGGAACACGGGTGGAGGAGGCTCTGAAGCATGTGTTCGTCCACCCGGGTGGTTGCGATGCGGCAGCCAATCTACCAGGACGCTTGTGTTCCTGTGTCTCGAGATGGAATAGGGGTTGGAGGCAATCGTCGCATAGATGCTTAGCTCGTCAATATACAGCTTATTAATCCGCACGCCTGTCTGTTGGCCATTTTCTAACCTCCAACTCCTGGTAGCCGCAATCGCTCCGGCGTTTCTGCCGGTCCCGCCGGTCCCTTCCCCCGTggaacccccctcccttttcttGGTGTGGCCTGGTCAGCGCGGGAAGGCACGTGCATTCGCGACTCACTGGTGACATAATCGTTCCCCCAAAAAGTTGCCCCTCCACGCCCATTCACGTCTCCCACTTCACTTCACATCCTCCCAACCACAAGCCTCTGTCGCACActgcgacgacgactccCCGGATACCCTCATCAGAACGAATCATCACTCCGAACGTCCACGATCACGACACAGCCATGGTCCGCCcctcaacaccaccgccgaACCCGGCATCCGCACCGCGGCCCGCTGCGACACCACCAACCCCAGCGGCAACCCGTCGCATGGTGAGTCCTTCCAGGTCATCTCCTCGTGCACCTTGAATTTGGTCAACCTCTCTAACATACATTTCCGCATGTAGGAGGAATCTCGACTTCGAGCCAAAGCCATCCGCGACCGCCGCGATGCCGAGCTGGCTGCCTCTGGTGCCCCTTCCGCCCCCAAGACGGCCTCGGGCTTCGTATCGACCCAAGATGTCCACATTACAAAGGCCGGCGCCTCCCAACCGTCCGATCTCTCCCGCAAACGCCCGCActcgtccatctcgaccGCTGCCGACCCGCGCCAGCCGCATCCGGCGACGAACCGCGATGCCCGCGACACCCAAGCTGCGCCCCGGCCGGCGCGCAACTTTGCCAAATTTGTCGACTTCAACATGTCCGCCATGACGGACACGAAAGGCGGCTTTCTTACGGCTGAGGACGACCCACACAACACCGCGCTCGTACCAAAGACGAaaccaggcggcggcggcccgccacaggaggagaagcccaagggcatgTCTTCGCAGGAGTGGGAACGCCTTCAGTTGCTCCGCAAGCTCCGCCGCCAAAAGGCTGGCCCCTTCGAGCCGGGCCTCAGTGTGCTCGCCGATGACACCGCCCGCAAGCTGTGCGCCGACTGCGGCTCCCTCGAGATTGACTTCGTCTGGGACGAGGTGTTTGGCGTACGGGTCTGTCACGCGTGCAAGGACGCCCACCCAGACAAGTACTCGCTACTGACCAAGACCGAATGTAAGGAGGACTACCTTCTCACGGAtgaggagctcaaggaccCGGAGCTGCTGCCGCATTTGTCGCGCCCTAACCCGCACAAGTCGCACTGGCACGACATGATGCTCTTCCTGCGCCTCCAAGTCGAGGAGTACGCCTTCACGACCAAGTGGGGGtccgccgagaagctcgatGCCGAGTTCGCTCGCCGTGAGGCCGACAAGAAGCGCCgcaaggaggccaagttccGCGAGAAGCTCAACGACCTCAAGCGCAAGACGCGCACTGAGGCCATCCGCAGGCAGCaggccaccgtcgccgccggcgccggcccgaAAGGGTTTGGCGACtcggtcggcggcgggcgccacgtCCACGACTGgggccgcgccgtcgagaacGAGGACGGCATGACGGTGAAGACCTGCAACGGCTGCGGCATGGAGGTCGAGGAGTTGGAGTTTTAGACGTGCCTTGTCTCCCTGAACGTTTCACTTCCTGGATGTTCTCTTTTCGATCTTAAAAACTTTTTATGGGTCCTATCCCTCTCTCAGGACGGAACGAAGCCATCATGATGATATTAGTCAAAACGATACCCCCAATCTCATACAATAATACAATATACTACCACTCATACAATCGTCTATTCCTCTCCAgtgcaaaaaaaaaaccccaaagaaaaaaagggagaaAAACAACTATGTACTGAGAAACCGAGCCTTCACCTATACGCATTGTTGAATAGCTTCACCGCGCAAACAaaccagaccagaccaaaGGGGGTCTGCCAGAGGAGGGTATCAACGTGTGGTGAACATACGATGATGCCCTGATACATATTACAACAGGACCACAGGCAGGCGACTCCCGCCCACAACCCTAATCACATCCCCTGCTCGGTCATCACCCTCCCTACGTTCTTCCAGCTAGGGCCTTTTCATCTTTTGTCGCCTGTCGTATTTGGCTCGTGAGCCCATTGCTCTGCTCTGGAGCCAAGTACCACACCGCACATGACTTCCTCCGTCATGCCCAAGAGACATggaaagaagaagctggcgaaagaaaccccccccccccccccccccccccaatgaAAAAGGGACCCAAAACACTCCCCCTTGGTCTCATGCCCCCCCCGACAACCAAGCTAAAGCAACCATCAAAGGTGCGTCCAGAGCGAGCACTGACCCAGAGTCGACGCCATTTTTATCAGACGCTATGCTGTTGTATatctgcttcttctcgtctctTCTCCGAAACAAAACACCCCACCCCCCCGTCTACCGTGCAAAGACCTTCACcacaccgtcgccgccgccgctgacaACCCACTTGCCATCTTGACTCCAGACGACAGAGCacacgccctcgccgcgcaTGATCCGATGGCTTGTAATCTCCTGCGTGCAGGAGCGCTTCTCGAGACTCCAGAACCGCAGCGAGGCATCGTGGCCTGCGCTGACAAGCTCACGGCCATCTGGACTCAGGGAAAGGCCCGAAATCGATGCCGGGTGCGCCAGCATATTGTATGTACATTGCCCTGAAGATTGGTCAGCACTttgctcgtcggcgcctgACTTCCACGACTTACCGCTGTTGGCATCGAAGAACCGCACGAACCGATCCTCGTGTCCGGAAATGATGACGCCCTCGACACCGGACCCAGCCATAGATCTGCCTCCGCCCGTCGGTCCACCGCCCGCACTGCTTTCTTCTTCAGACAAGCCACCCTGTGGCTGTTCCAGTCCAACGGTCGTCGCAACGACAGCGTTGACACTCGTGTTGATGGAGCCGTCATAAGTCTCGGAGCTATCCATCGTTCCCGTCTGTTCACCTGTTCTCGTGTCGTATACGAGAATAGATGCGTCCGAGTAGGAGACGACAAAGGTTTCGCCGCTAGGACTGAGAGGGGTAATACACGTAGGGCTGGCATCAGA
Protein-coding regions in this window:
- a CDS encoding 37S ribosomal protein S19, with protein sequence MDTKQSVEYVLLLTHSIPNQIRCSEVLRGSGTVDGSGPGGEHRVGSARSTGSSRDTDKFWKLGNSSRVALEKEHQKARLPDRRQGHHIVKNRKEVFAKMQPTRALLKRSVWKGPHIVPLPIVRPQPGQKVVPIRTQARSATILPNFVGLKFQVYNGKAYIDVTITEDMVGHKLGEFSPTRKPFIWTRL
- a CDS encoding DNA repair protein; this translates as MVRPSTPPPNPASAPRPAATPPTPAATRRMEESRLRAKAIRDRRDAELAASGAPSAPKTASGFVSTQDVHITKAGASQPSDLSRKRPHSSISTAADPRQPHPATNRDARDTQAAPRPARNFAKFVDFNMSAMTDTKGGFLTAEDDPHNTALVPKTKPGGGGPPQEEKPKGMSSQEWERLQLLRKLRRQKAGPFEPGLSVLADDTARKLCADCGSLEIDFVWDEVFGVRVCHACKDAHPDKYSLLTKTECKEDYLLTDEELKDPELLPHLSRPNPHKSHWHDMMLFLRLQVEEYAFTTKWGSAEKLDAEFARREADKKRRKEAKFREKLNDLKRKTRTEAIRRQQATVAAGAGPKGFGDSVGGGRHVHDWGRAVENEDGMTVKTCNGCGMEVEELEF
- a CDS encoding Cellulase produces the protein MKFSNVALGAASVASVLAAPIDGAKEKRAGKFEFLGVNESGGEFGQNTLPGQLGKEYTWPNKTAIDTLRSQGLNTFRIGTMMERIIPDKLTGTINETYFSGLEDLVKDVTSKGSYAVIDPHNYGRYYGNIITSSADFGAWWKTVAARFKDNEKVIFDTNNEYHDMENSLVKDLNQAAIDNIRAAGATKQKIWIEGNSYSGAWHWIESGSGDALKDLTDPADATGKLLYYEMHQYLDTDGSGTNEACVSSTIGAERLAVATKWLKDNNKQGVLGEIGAGANEQCQTAVKGALQHLADNSEQWKGALWWAAGPWWADYMYSMEPTTGKAYTAYLPTLKTFA
- a CDS encoding Phosphate transporter translates to MSLLAHAAAVRDHVVPTPSTDNARSTNLIIMLGMVQVSRKVPFDDPNVLNLCRAGYIASNLIIAIIYLYVHAKINKKKDLTTLKYVEPAPMGSSEEGKLVTTTIHAYDTTQLRAAFRSQAMGIAMMGFMHIYMKYTNPLLIQSIIPLKGALESNLVKIHVFGHPASGDLKRPFKAAAGLMQGLQGGSVQNDKKAIETAERAGRGGAKEE
- a CDS encoding Transcription initiation factor TFIID 23-30kDa subunit, which gives rise to MSTTAPENAEQAPTAPNTQEAAPPAEGTAAAAPADAAAVSEAVAPGPEPKAITRKDMSLREFLTKMDDYAPIIPDAVTNYYMTKAGLPPPPQTDPRLARLLALATQKFIADISADAYQYSRIRASNSNANNPMGNLGAAAGFPIPGQPTGPAGAKDQGRGGPLGIQRPGYGGGGQGGSQNRTVLTMEDLGMAVGEYGVNVKRSEFYR
- a CDS encoding Heterokaryon incompatibility protein, translating into MLSGDQIRIMELLPSGDEGPAAPLRCHVHIVSLSSNPDYEAVSYVWGIPDGKTSIEVSGCSFGISSNLDALLRRLRYTNRKRQIWADQICIDQSNLSEKTTQVKMMGDIYSKCRQCLIWMGEIPESVPQSGVEDAIHLLEFMATPDDVNVPEFLSTRDKFIKVFKVLYLIHPHGNTWWSRIWTVQEVILPERKTILWGPKVLSWELLSQAMHTWTTQYMPSLMGILLDEDFQEMNALSANIVWINYGRNSDLPSILVTKWRNRKATDMRDKVFGLLGLVPDNVDLEYTGLRTCESSVAEVFSSLTLDAILSTDSLQPLVLNPRLEDDIATEGISRWAMDLKRFPKRDADTFYRDWAHDHYNACNGRALDRSFLRNTVEAHAGSTRVLGVSGVMVDTVQIISPQRSTAPESDARISENLRAWYKLAASSQPGGVSAATRPEFDEQFCRLVVADILEPRDEDDPESQSRMPNAEDLENAWRFVKEGIQSPGELWIKESHMPSQLCNQVFFITASGMMGMGPWDTLPGDEVWVFDGGNYPFTIRPRHERDSKAEFDFVGCCYIQGIMFGEWFQKQEELSTQRIYIY